The window TCTTCCAGCTCTGGACAATTTGACTACCATTTATTATCATTGTGACATTTGCGCAAATATTCGATTACTATACAAGTATACAGGACCAACAATATATTTGGTTACTCCATTTTTGGAACTATTTTAGGGATGTCCTCTTTTTATGTTAGATGCTTCCTTTTTCTGCTCCTTTTTAGAATTTCTTCTTTTGATATGAGATTGCAAGTACCTTCTCTATTTATCAAAATAATATGGATTTCCATAAAGCATTATGTTAACGCATTTTGGCCTGTAAATTGCTTCCTGCTCAGAATGCATCTGACCTAAGAAACTTATCTAAGGGAAAATGTTCTTGGAAGCCAACTAACTAAAGACTCATGCCCATTTTCAATCAAGCAGattattaattttctttttcacaaTTTCACTCTTTGCCCATGGTACTTCCTACAAACACCGTGTGCTATATTTCATaaattaaatgtgggaaatctCTGAACTTTTTGTTAACTGATTTTGCCATTGTAGTCTTTATTTGATAGTTTCCTCATCATTGTGCCAATATTCCATTTGATCTGATGTACCATATTGCACCATATACCAATTCAGAATAATTTAGGACAAAACCATATTTTCATGTGTCATACGCTATTAGATTTGGTATAATTATCTCAATGTAGCTACCTGAATCCTTTTTTTATTGCATCAGGATCCTGAGCCTTCTGTGGAATGTACTGAGGCCCCTGCTGCAGATGTAGTGAATTTGGAAAAGGAAGGTGAACGGAAGAACCATGTAAGCAAAGCCATAGAAGTTCCACTAGTATGATGTTTCTTCATGTTGGACAATATAGTGAAAATCCAACTTCAGAATGAAGTACTGACTAGAAATATATTTGAAACACATAGTACCTCAATGGCTTAATGCTGTGTAATCTACTTCTGTATTATGTgttatataatatttttcttcaaCTTGCTAGCAGAAGAACACTGGGAAGAAAGGAGTACATGTAGAAACATCTTGTGAAAAGGATGTTCAGGGTCTGCAGGACAAGGATTTTTGCGACTCTGATGACAATCCCAAAACAAAGCGGGGTGGGAAGCGGAAGCATCATCGAGCATGGACATTGTGTGAGGTTGTGAAGCTGGTCGATGGTGTGGCCCGATATGGGGCTGGCAAATGGTCCGAGATTAGAAGACTAGCCTTCTCATCATATTCGTACCGCACCTCGGTGGATCTTAAGGTGCAATTGCCTTTTCAACTCCTAGGTTTGTTCGTGCATTTTATTTCTTCTAATGAATCATGATGCTTATTCAGGACAAATGGCGGAATCTGATCAGGGCCAGCCAGACACAACTTTCCACTGAAAACGATGTATGATGAACAGGCTGTTCTGTTCGACCTACTTTCTCACGTTCTGGCATTTTTTCCCCTTTGCTTTGCATCTTGATTTATTTACCCAACTTTCTCTTTGCCACTGAACAGGGTGTTTGTCCACGGAAGAGCAATCCTTCTGCCATACCGATACCAGTGTCGATTCTGCTACGAGTAAAAAAACTGGCTGAGATGCAGTCTCAAGCTGGCGACGTGAGAGTGCCGATCAAGTTTTCAGGGCAGAGCACTACGGTTGTACAGGGGAAAGTTTCGGGTTTCTTGTGATCCACGTGTTGCATGCAAATAGAGGGGGAAACCACTGAGATTGATGTACGCTTTTGGACGTCTGTGAATACCACACTTGTATAGCAAAGTTGTGATCGCGACTCGCGTTCTCGTGCAAAAGAAAGAGTCGACGTATGTATTGTTTGCTCCTTTTTCTACACACGAACACTTCCTATGTTCTCCGAGAGATTTGACTAACGTACCTTGAGATTGACATAGTCACCTTAAACACCTTGTTATTGAAAGAATAAATGCTCCTTTTTCGTTTGCACGGATATTAACTTCTTCTCTGGATCCGCTTGTTTGCATCTAACCCAAGTCCTAATAGCCTTGCGAATGTAAAACAGATGTTCGATTGCATGGAAGAGCACAAGAGATTTCTTAGTCGCGACAGAGTAAGGCTTTGCAGGCATGTACAAACCAAAACTAAGGGAGAAATTGCACTGCAGCTAGAAGGCAATCATTTGATCGAGAAAAAGGTATAAAAGCTGATACATTAAGTGGCGTTAATATTAAAGTACCGGCACAAAAATGGAAATATCAGCACTAATCTGGATATAAACTATTAAAGCACTAATCTGGATATAAACTATTAAGTGGCGTTAATATTAAAGTACCGGCACAAAAATCGAGCAGGAGGGCGAGGGCTATGGGCACTGCAACACCTCACCTCGCTCACCTCACCACGCACGAGCGAGCAGCTGATAGAGTAGCACAGTCTGCTAATGTAGCGCCGAGGACTTGGAGATCAAATCCAGCAGAAATTTACTTTCACCCGAAGGATCAACCTTCTCCACTTTGACCGCGGTGTTCTTCACTTTGCGCTCATCGCCGTATGATTCTTCTTTGACCTTCAGCCTGAGCAGATATTCCTGAAACAAGCAATTGAGCATGGTGTCTGCAAACCGAGGGTCCTCGCGCTCCTTAAGTGCGTTGAGCTCTGTTGCCGAGCAGCCAAGCAACTCCTGCCCAGCCTCCTGGAATGCTGTCACCCAAGCTGTTCCCGAGTGATCTTGAATCTGAAACTGCAGGAGATACCTGTAGTCGCACTCTTCAAACTCCCTATCGCATTTGTCACAGGTCCAATTGCCATTAGTACTCTTTGTCACCTTCTTATTGCACTGCCTGTCGCCAATCATGTTAGGGCAAGCTGTGTAGAAGAAGGACTCATTCTTGAAGAATATAACGGTGGCTTTCACCGTAATCCAGTCAGGTTTGTCCCCCATTCCAAGACCTTCATCCTTGATCTGTGCTACTGTCTTTCGGATCTCATTCCTTGATGCTCCAGGCGTGATATCTCTGGATATGGACTGAGTAGAAGCATCTCTTCCTCCACTATCAAACCATTGCCTGAGACTATGAGCTTCAGCAGAATCAGGGTTGATGAAGAGCTGAGTTGAAGAAATTGTGCCGACAGACTTGCCACTGAAATCACTCACTTTTCCTGCTTTGACAGCCAGCACAGGAAAGATCCCACGTTCAACCATTCCTTGAAGCTGTGAGCCTTCTCTGTTGCAAAAGTCACCCCACATGGTTACCTCAACACTTCGACCAGACATATCCTTCAGGTTCATAGTTCTTTTCTGAGTTTCCATGCCATTTTTCCTCTGTATTGTGGTGCAAGGATTGACCGATGTAACAACACCTATGATGTCAAGGATAGCATTGTTCTGGGCATCCTCAATTTCATTGATCGGTCTGAAGTCAAACCGCTGGGTGGGAATGGAACTGTTCTCATCAGGACAAAGATCCACAGTTGATCCATTCTCCAATAAAATCTCCCACTCATTGTTAAGATGGTTATAGTTCTTCTGTGCAGGTCTCAAGTTTCCTCTTGATACCACATAGACCTTACCAACTTCCACAACTTCATAGAATCGATCAAGAAGAGCATTGAAGCATGTCACCCGTATCTCTCCCCCATCAGAATCAAGCAAGTCAAAAGAGAATACTTTCCCATCACCTTTAGCATTATGGTATCGGCGGATATCTCCCTTGGCAGTAACTCTAGCCTTGATAGCCCAGCGGCCTTGATAAGGATTTAAAGCAGATATGGGGATTATTCTAGCAGGGGCTTCATTTTTCATGATTGCTCCATGGTTTTTGTAATTAGGTGCAGGGCGATAAGATGGCTGGACTGTTGGTTGGAAGACCGGAACTTTGTCACTGGGCCTAGTGGCAAAGTTAGAGGAGTTTCCTGCCATCGAATTTTGGAACAATGGAACATTGTCACTAGGCTTTGTGGTTGTATTTGATGAGTTCCCTGCCATCAAACCATATTGAGGTGCTCCGTTAAATTGCTCTACTCTTGTCGGATTTGGGATAGGAGATCCAGTTTCTGAAAGCGCTGTAGGATTCCCAATTATCTCACACTCCGAAACAAGAACTTCCAGGTTCAGAATGACAATAATCCTACAGGTATTGCAACAAGTCAGCTCAACCAACAAAAAACAATTCTTGATTCTGCTCTATCAACCAGTAGATCAGTTGAAAATAAGAATGCAAAAGGCTCAGAATATGATGATTCACACTGCTACATGAATACTATGTTTAATTACAACACCTTTTGGTCAGAAACTTATCTTCACTTTTGCATTTGTCGCCTTGCCAACATGATTTGAATGGACACAACTATGCTTCCAATTACTTATGAACCAGATACAAAAGAAATGCATTTAGTACGGTGTTGTGTTGAACTGAATGGCTACAGCTAAAAGATAAAAAATACTTAGTACTTAGACCCAAACTGTTCACAGCACCAGACAGTTGCAGCATTAATGCTGATCAATATCTAACTACATTGGCCAAATCGATGCACCCAAACATGGCGATTTGTTGGCTAGAGAAAAAAAGGCACACAACTAAATTAGTGAACTAAATCAGACAACACTGTAAAGTGTGTAGTAGTCAAACTGACCATATTACCTTCATCGTTTGACATGCTACCTGCCAGAAATGGCGAACACCAAAGGCTACCCAAGCACATATATCACACTATTTTGTAATCGTTAATACTAATGCCAGCCAATTAACTACTGAGTATCGACAAACACCAATTTGTGTCACAGGACAGCCTTAGTTACCACTGATTAGTACTGCAATACCGAGGCCTCTTTCTGACAATAATAATTCAAATCAGAATTAAAATCAATTGGACAAATGGTTAACAAGCACCGATCAAATGATGTCATAAACAAAACCATTGTCAGAAAAATTTTGATGCACCTCTACTAGTATCTAGTAGGAAACATGAAGCTCATCGACAATTTACCAACAGAATGGCAAGTACTAAGTATTAATTTAAATTGCAAACTAGCTGAAAGCGGGAATCTAAACCACACGCAGACTGACACACATAAAACCAGGGGCAAGCATGAACCCTAAAACGAAACGGGCCAAAAATCGCACGCAATCACACATCGATCAGAGGCAGGGGAATGGGGGGgaaagtggaggaggaggcaacAAAACCTTCTGGGGCCGACTTCGTTGATGACGTACTCGCTGAGCTGCACAATGCTGCCGCGTCGGAGGGCGCCGGATCGGGCGTGGTCGCTGAGCTGCGCGGCGAAGAgcgcggaggacgcggcggtGCCGTCGGAGACCACCGCCCGGAACCTCTCCCCGCGCGTGACGCCCGCGCCGTTGACCTGGACGCCCCGCAGCTCGACGATCTGCAGCACCGGCTTCAGGTTCGTGTcccccgccagcgccgccgccacgccgttcGGCGTCagcctcgccatcgccatcgccacccgccgccctcctccacctccacctccacctcctcctccccctctccgcTTCAATTCAATCCGACACGGAGAGGCGCGGATTAACGGGAAAACCCCCGCCCTGGATGGTTGGAACTTGGATTGggacgaggaagaagggaatgGTTCGAGGCTTTGAGCTCTCGAAAATTCGAAAAGATGCGAGGGGTGAATTAGAAATGGTCCGCTAATTAATGAGAGAGGCGGTTGATGTGGAGGCTGCTCCTTTCGGAGGAAGACATCGACACGCTTCAGATACACCAGCCGTTGGATAGATTTGGCATGATCGCATCGGACGGCCACAATATCCCAGAGTGGATGGGCTGGCCTGGGCAGGGATGAGTTCGCTGCGGGTGGGCCGGCCCATCTCGTATTCTGATGGGCCGTCACGCGGCGCGGCGAATTCGAAGCCTCGGCCCACGTTGCCGCAGCGGTTGACACCGATGAGTGATAACGCGGTCCAGTATTGTGGTGATTGGCTGATTGCTTACCATTTTGCACATTGCACTTCTATCATTGTgcggccatgtttagttcacatcaaatttcccccaaacttccaacttttcatcacatcacgtcacatccaaaactttcctactcacataaacttctattttttttttccaaactaccaactttccctaAACTTTTTCctaatttcagaaactaaataCAGCCTCATTGAGTAGTTCAATCAGGTGCAGGTTTTGGGTCATTGGATGGGATATGAGACACTGTTCACTAGCAGGGGGGGGGGGATTGCATTTTGCTGTAAGCTGTGCGTTGACCGGTATAAAAGATAGTACTCCTGGAGTAGTAACAACAAATCTATGAAGAAACtgtggccgtgtttagttccaaaataattcttcgaACTTTCAACATTCCCATTACatcaaaggctgtgtttagtttctgaaattggggagaagtttggagaaagttggtagtttggaaaaaaagttagaagattATGtaagtaggaaagttttggatgtgatgtgatagaaagttgagagtttgggggaagtttagtgtgaactaaacatgccaaaacttttctacacacacaaacttctaacttttccatcacatcgttccaatttcaaccaaacttctaattttggtgtgaacaaCACAAGCTGTACATTGTTTACTCAACTGGAAACCGGCCATCGAGGGTGGACGAAAGCAAAGAGTGGGTTAAATCCAGTAGCCAACCAAGCCGAGCCGCATCAAGTGATCAAGGTCCTAGTTTTGTTTCGTTTGGTCCAGGGTTTGTATGATGTCACCGCAGTACAATTCCAGCGAATTGAAGGGTCCCCTGACGTTCAGCTGACACTGCAGGGACTgcaagtagcagcagcagcactacTACCACCACCAGCTGATCATTTACTGTTCTTAACACTTGCAGCTGAACCACTGGTTGCGGCCTCCTGACAGATGCTGATCCCTGACGACCAGCTCTCAGATTGAGGCGTTTAGTTAAGCGGCTGTCACGAGAAATGCTGTCGCGCGCCGTGACATCTCCCTCCCCTACACACGGAAAACCAGGCCACATCCCTGCAAAAAACACATCGGATCCCTTCACCCCAAACGCGCGAGGGATTTTAAACTAAACGCCACGATACAGCGGTAAGAATCTGAAACTGAACGAGAGCGTAGTAGAAGTagtcgccgacctcctcctgcTCCGTAAACTAACCGGGAGAGAACTCCGGCGCCCGCGACCACCACGTTGCAGGGCCTCATATCCCGAGGGCGTCAGATGCCCTCGCCGATACACTAAAAACCGAATAATCTGGGCAATCAGTCTGTCCTAACTCAGAGTTGCCGCGAATGACGACACTAGTTTAATTCAACCTCTTCCTGTCAGTAGTAAAATCCCAACTGTCTAGGTTGCCCGTGCACGCATGTGTGCACCGCTGCTAAAAATCTCATCTCCACAGCCTTTTCTCCCAGCCATGACTGACTGAACAACCCGTCCAaaacgggaaaaaaaatctccatTACTCCCTCCacctaaaaaaaagacaaatcctagttttccgtatccaactttgactatccgtcttatataaaattttttataattcgtatttttattgttgttagatgataaaacatgattaatattttatgtgtgacttgtctttttaattctttttataatttttttaaataagacggacggtctgGGTttgtctttctcttttttttttttttgaccgagGGAGTACGTGCCACGGGATCAGGTGCAAGCACATGCGGGCTTAACACGCGAGTGGTCGTGGTAGTGGGGGAGGCGAAGACAGTGTGAGCAGAATAACATGCCGTCACGGCCTCGTCTCGTCGCGATATTGCGAGCCAAAACCGTGCAAGTCGTGGGGTCACCTGAGCCTCTCCACGTGCGATTCACCGCATGCTGCACTGTGGCTTGCTTGTGCAGCTGATCCTCCGGTTGATGAATGAATGGTTTTGAACGTTCTCCTCTCTATGCATGCGTTTCGTTTTGCTGACGAGATGGGTGCAGAGCCGCAGATGTGTATACAGAGTAGTAGTACAGCCTTTTTATTGTACGCGTACGTGCTGGAGACGGGCTCATGTGGGCTCTGTCGTGGGAATACTGGGCGCCGTGGATTTGTTCAACTTCGCTGTCAGAACAGATACGTCATACAGTACGTGCTCCGCTGGATTCGGTGATGAAGATGATACAGTGACAGctgagtttttcctcgttttggaGTAAACTCCAGATTAGTAGAGTACGCGTCGAAAACCAGCACATATAGGCAGGTGCCAGTACTACGAAAACTGAGGGGGTGTCTGGGAGTAGCCTCTTTCTAAAAAACATAAGTCTCTAGAAGAGAAACTAAAGTTTAGTACTAATTCCCAAACACTCTCTCAGGTTAATTTCTGCTGTTGGATGAACCGAAAGCTGTAACGCGGGACATGTAATTTCTGGGAATTTCTTCAGTAACAATTACTCCATGTGGAGGCTTGTGTCAGGGAAGGCAATCCCTGTGGTGCAGTGCCAGTAGTAGTGCTGTGGACGCTTTGGACGAAGTCAGGTGGCCCCCGCGCGTCAGTGGCACAGCTACCGGTACTTGAGCCGGAGACTGTCACGGTGCTGGCCGGCAGACACCGTCTCGCGGCAGACAGCAAGTGCAGGCTTTGAAGGCTGCAGCTGCAAGGAGGAGAGGCTTGTGTCCAATGCTGCACTGTACatgatggatgcatgcatgcgctGCAGACTGTGTGCGAGGCAGGGGAGGAGAGGCGACGGTCCAAACGCCAGCAATGGATCATTCAATCGCATGGACGCGAGAGCTGACAGCGCCTGACATTGTCTCAGGGGGCCGGCAGCAATTGCAGTGCAGTTGGCATTGAATCCATGGAGACCAAAGCAGGGGTGCTGGTCAGTCATCACAGTcctccatctctccctctctctgagTGTCTGCAGGAAGGTGCAGGAGTGGGGGCACTGCAGCTACTCCTAGCTCTGCATCCAGCTTCTTGCAGCATTGGCCGGTCAATGGGAAAACGGTTCAGGGGAGAATAGACCCTGGGAGAATCTTTTTGTTTGGGACTTTGCAGTGATAACCCTGAATGCTAATGATCGACAGCCTAAACGGTTCAACAAGTGATCAACCTAGTAGTAACACTTAAGAAGACCAATTTGGTACTTGCACAGTGTACTCAACCAACTGACGAAGTGCAAGAGTACGGTATTAAGCATTTCCGTTGCTCAGGAGCAAAGCTGTTTTACGTTGCACTGGTAATGTACTTAAGGAGGGGAGTGGAGTACACCTAGCAATACTACTACTCCTACACCGACTTGTCAGAAAGCATAAAGTATTCTCTGAAGCAGGATGGCGCTAGTGAGCTTTTCAGCAGAATCCAGAGATGTGACTTACTCCctccttcttaaaaaaaaaaaaaaccgtgtcgaccgtccgtcttatttaaaaaaaatatataaaaaaaataagtcacatattaatcatgttttatcatctaacaacaatagaaattttaattataaaaaaatttcatataaaacggacaATATAAAACGGACACGTTGACCCAAGAATCCacggtttgctttttttttttttttcggagcGAGTACTATCACAGGCAGAGGAAtcggaaagaagaaaaagggcGTTCACAAAAGCGAACACGCTTGTCTCACAAGCTGCTGCAGATATTACAAGGACTGACAGGAACCAGgcagaaaatctattcctagTTGGTTCAGGAAGAGTCTAACCTAATTAATCAGCCCGACCGCATCATTCTGAGGCCATTTCGGAGAAAATGTAGGAGTAACACTCGAAGCAACATTACAAAAAGCTCAACGAAAAGAAGtgggaaaaaaataagaatatCATCAGAGAACTCGTAGGAGGTTTCGGCCTGTCATTGATGAAGTCCTGAAAGATCGAAGCGTGATTAGTTTGGAGATgcaatgatcgatcgatcgatcctggAGCATCAGCATGCAGCTCGCACGCCGTGAAAGAAGCTGTTGATTTCTTCCGCGTGTTGATCACTTCTTGGCTTCTTCAAGAGATTAATCATCTGCAGATTGCACAAGACCAAACAGGAAGCAAGTTGGATCATCGTCAGCACGGCTCGCCATAAGAATCAAGAAACGGTTCTGATCAGTGGAGACGAAGGTTAGTACTCTACGCACCATTGTGGTAGCGGGAGGTGGTGGTGATCGGGAGGTCGTTGGCGGCCATGGGGATGGACATGGACAGCTGCGTCTCGCCTTCGAGCCCCATCCAGGAGCCCTTGCTGTTCTTCTCATGCGGCCACTCGTCGAAGAAGTGGCGGAGAGGtttctgcgccgccgccgcgtggtc of the Oryza sativa Japonica Group chromosome 2, ASM3414082v1 genome contains:
- the LOC4330902 gene encoding replication protein A 70 kDa DNA-binding subunit A, translating into MAMARLTPNGVAAALAGDTNLKPVLQIVELRGVQVNGAGVTRGERFRAVVSDGTAASSALFAAQLSDHARSGALRRGSIVQLSEYVINEVGPRRIIVILNLEVLVSECEIIGNPTALSETGSPIPNPTRVEQFNGAPQYGLMAGNSSNTTTKPSDNVPLFQNSMAGNSSNFATRPSDKVPVFQPTVQPSYRPAPNYKNHGAIMKNEAPARIIPISALNPYQGRWAIKARVTAKGDIRRYHNAKGDGKVFSFDLLDSDGGEIRVTCFNALLDRFYEVVEVGKVYVVSRGNLRPAQKNYNHLNNEWEILLENGSTVDLCPDENSSIPTQRFDFRPINEIEDAQNNAILDIIGVVTSVNPCTTIQRKNGMETQKRTMNLKDMSGRSVEVTMWGDFCNREGSQLQGMVERGIFPVLAVKAGKVSDFSGKSVGTISSTQLFINPDSAEAHSLRQWFDSGGRDASTQSISRDITPGASRNEIRKTVAQIKDEGLGMGDKPDWITVKATVIFFKNESFFYTACPNMIGDRQCNKKVTKSTNGNWTCDKCDREFEECDYRYLLQFQIQDHSGTAWVTAFQEAGQELLGCSATELNALKEREDPRFADTMLNCLFQEYLLRLKVKEESYGDERKVKNTAVKVEKVDPSGESKFLLDLISKSSALH